A genome region from Triticum aestivum cultivar Chinese Spring chromosome 2B, IWGSC CS RefSeq v2.1, whole genome shotgun sequence includes the following:
- the LOC123043995 gene encoding bZIP transcription factor 60, protein MALAEASPFADLPFPDDLPEFPHPGDDAFALDGFDLDDLDIDFDFDLDLDLLPTDDVQLPSPPPPLATSSSSAGSPGGAGDSSSGSGGGADGALKNDESSETSSRSASAGSDGKAKDGEGEDDKRRARLVRNRESAHLSRQRKKQYLEELEGKVKAMQATIADLSTRISCVTAENAALKQQLAGAGGAGVPPPLPMYPGLYPLPPPWMHPAYAMGARGSQVPLMPIPRLKTKQPASAAAEPPAKKSRKTKKVASVSLLGLLFLMMLCGCLVPAVNRMYGPVDSREGIVLGPSQSRHGRVLAVDGPRDVSEGVDSKLPHNSSETLPALLYIPRNGKHVKINGNLVIQSVVASEKASSRMCHSDGKTSCNQGQEDTSLAIPGHVAQLNSGEVMESAKAIKNKLMALPPGDGSIYREDDELLPQWFSEAMSGPMLSSGMCTEVFQFDISPTTIVPVYSSGMHNASHNSTENLPSSQSHKVKNRRILHSMAIPLKGSTSNHTDHLKAHPKNESFAGNKPASSVVVSVLADPRVDADGRISSKSLSRIFVVVLVDSVKYVTYSCVLPFKTHSPHL, encoded by the exons ATGGCCCTCGCGGAGGCGTCCCCCTTCGCGGACCTGCCCTTCCCCGACGACCTGCCGGAGTTCCCCCACCCGGGCGACGACGCCTTCGCCCTGGACGGCTTCGATCTCGACGATCTGGACATCGACTTCGACTtcgacctcgacctcgacctcctccccaccgACGACGTGCAGCTCCCGTCGCCCCCACCGCCGCTCGCCACGTCCTCGTCCTCGGCCGGGTCGCCGGGCGGGGCAGGGGACTCCTCCTCCGGCTCAGGTGGCGGAGCGGACGGCGCCCTGAAGAACGACGAGTCCTCGGAGACGTCTTCCAGGAGCGCGAGCGCTGGGAGCGACGGCAAGGCTAAGGACGGGGAGGGTGAGGACGACAAGCGGCGGGCGCGGCTGGTGCGGAACCGGGAGAGCGCGCATCTGTCGCGGCAGAGGAAGAAGCAGTACCTCGAGGAGCTGGAGGGGAAGGTCAAAGCCATGCAGGCCACCATCGCCGACCTCTCCACCAGGATCTCCTGCGTCACTGCCGAGAACGCTGCTCTCAAGCAGCAGCTGGCTGGCGCCGGTGGCGCAGGCGTCCCCCCGCCGCTGCCGATGTACCCCGGATTGTACCCTTTGCCACCGCCATGGATGCACCCTGCTTATGCGATGGGAGCGCGCGGCTCCCAAGTGCCGCTCATGCCCATACCTCGGCTGAAAACCAAGCAGCCTGCGTCGGCTGCCGCAGAGCCACCGGCCAAGAAGTCTAGGAAGACCAAGAAGGTTGCCAGTGTTAGCCTCCTTGGATTGCTGTTCCTGATGATGCTCTGCGGGTGTTTGGTTCCTGCAGTAAATCGGATGTATGGACCAGTTGATTCCCGAGAAGGAATTGTGCTTGGTCCTTCACAATCACGTCATGGGAGGGTTCTGGCTGTTGATGGGCCTCGAGATGTCTCGGAAGGTGTTGATTCGAAGTTGCCACATAATTCAAGTGAGACGCTCCCGGCATTGTTGTATATTCCGAGGAATGGGAAACATGTCAAGATCAATGGTAATCTTGTTATCCAGTCTGTTGTTGCGAGTGAGAAAGCTTCTTCACGCATGTGTCACTCTGATGGGAAGACTTCATGTAACCAAGGACAAGAAGATACTAGTTTGGCAATTCCTGGCCACGTTGCTCAGTTGAATTCTGGAGAAGTCATGGAATCTGCTAAAGCAATAAAAAATAAACTGATGGCTTTACCTCCTGGAGATGGAAGCATATACAGAGAGGATGATGAATTACTGCCACAATGGTTTAGTGAAGCAATGTCAG GTCCTATGTTGAGCTCTGGAATGTGCACCGAAGTGTTCCAGTTTGATATATCGCCAACCACCATTGTTCCTGTCTACTCCAGTGGTATGCACAACGCATCACATAACTCCACGGAGAACCTCCCCTCCAGTCAGTCCCATAAGGTCAAGAACAGAAGGATTTTACATTCCATGGCCATTCCCCTAAAAGGTTCAACGTCCAACCACACCGATCACCTCAAAGCGCACCCCAAGAACGAGAGCTTTGCTGGAAACAAACCGGCTTCATCGGTGGTGGTCTCTGTCCTGGCTGACCCTAGAGTGGATGCTGATGGAAGGATCTCTTCGAAGTCATTGTCGCGTATATTTGTTGTAGTCCTTGTTGACAGTGTAAAGTATGTCACTTACTCTTGCGTCCTGCCGTTCAAAACCCATAGCCCTCATCTGTGA
- the LOC123043997 gene encoding ATP synthase mitochondrial F1 complex assembly factor 2: protein MATTLAGRRLLLLRRCAAGRRLLGTAAEASPGGEEAGGEAIYVRKPSSSSTRDETSVSMPMSFMTGSVVGKRFYRDATVRRADDGNGWTVMLDYRTLKTPAKRPLKLHSRTLAMAVAAEWEYQEQDGIRPFTMPLMKLACTALERVPLTRTKIITNLMQKFHQDLVFCRSPADDELTKGVYEKQKEKIDPVLDWVNTEFGFKPVVHTSFLGGKQDERLAKAVETVLKDANDCELASIDAMAAAAHSLVIPLAIFRGRLGVDESIELIRLEEDHQVDRWGLVEGGHDVDIADLKVQMSSAVVFLQLSWLK, encoded by the exons ATGGCGACGACACTCGCGGGCCGCCGCCTGCTCCTCCTGCGGCGATGCGCGGCCGGGCGGCGGCTGCTCGGCACGGCGGCGGAGGCGTCTCCGGGCggggaggaggcgggcggcgaggcgatCTACGTGAGGAAGCCCTCGTCCTCGTCGACGCGGGACGAGACCTCGGTGTCCATGCCCATGTCCTTCATGACGGGGTCCGTGGTGGGGAAGCGGTTCTACCGCGACGCCACCGTGCGCCGCGCAGACGACGGGAACGGGTGGACCGTCATGCTCGACTACCGCACCCTCAAGACGCCGGCTAAGCGGCCGCTCAAGCTGCACTCGCGCACGCTCGCCATGGCCGTCGCCGCCGAGTGGGAGTACCAG GAACAAGATGGAATCCGGCCTTTTACAATGCCTCTTATGAAGCTTGCTTGTACTGCACTGGAGAGAGTTCCGTTGACACGAACAAAAATAATTACCAATTTGATGCAAAAATTCCATCAAGATTTGGTATTTTGCCGCTCACCTGCCGATGATGAACTTACAAAAGGAGTTTATG AAAAACAGAAGGAGAAAATTGACCCAGTACTGGACTGGGTCAACACTGAGTTTGGGTTCAAGCCTGTTGTGCACACAAGTTTTTTAGGAGGGAAGCAGGATGAGCGGCTAGCTAAGGCTGTAGAAACCGTTCTGAAGGATGCAAATGATTGTGAGCTGGCATCTATTGATGCTATGGCTGCAGCAGCTCATTCCTTGGTTATCCCTCTCGCAATCTTTAGAGGAAGGCTGGGAGTTGATGAGTCCATTGAGCTGATCAGACTTGAAGAAGATCACCAG GTCGATCGATGGGGCCTGGTTGAAGGAGGCCATGATGTTGATATTGCTGATCTTAAAGTCCAGATGTCATCGGCTGTTGTGTTCCTTCAACTTTCATGGCTGAAGTAA
- the LOC123040874 gene encoding probable carboxylesterase 18, whose protein sequence is MQQAPAKKTMEETGSRSREVSRASPPALPFAVRLQVTAFSPLIDTINRRDGTVNRGLYSVADRILRVRASPRPDSSGVRSVDFDVDASRGLLARVFSFSSPVAPQAPLPVVVYFHGGGFAMFSARQCYFDRLCRRLCRGVGAVVVSVEYRLAPEHPYPAAYDDAVDALRFIDANGVPGLDEGVRVDLSSCFLAGESAGGNIIHHAANRWAAAAPTPNSVRLAGLLSVQPYFGGEERTESELRLDGVVPIVTIRRADFWWRAFLPEGASRDHPAAHVTDENAELAEAFPPAMVLVGGFDPLQDWQRRYADVLRRKGKSVEVVEFPDGIHAFYLFPDLPDTARAIERMRTFVQSNRTSPSAREPSSGNEID, encoded by the coding sequence ATGCAGCAGGCGCCAGCCAAGAAAACGATGGAGGAAACGGGAAGCAGGAGCCGAGAGGTGTctcgcgcctcgccgccggcgctgccgTTCGCGGTGCGGCTGCAGGTCACCGCGTTCTCGCCCCTCATCGACACCATAAACCGCCGCGACGGCACCGTCAACCGCGGCCTCTACTCCGTCGCCGACCGCATCCTCCGCGTGCGCGCGAGCCCTCGCCCGGACTCCTCCGGCGTCCGCTCCGTCGACTTCGACGTCGACGCGTCGCGCGGCCTCTTGGCGCgcgtcttctccttctcctcccccgtcGCGCCCCAGGCCCCGCTCCCGGTCGTCGTCTACTTCCACGGCGGCGGCTTCGCGATGTTCTCCGCGCGCCAGTGCTACTTCGACCGCCTCTGCCGCCGCCTCTGCCGGGGCGTCGGCGCCGTCGTGGTCTCCGTCGAGTACCGCCTCGCGCCCGAGCACCCCTACCCGGCCGCCTACGACGACGCCGTGGACGCGCTCCGCTTCATCGACGCCAACGGCGTCCCGGGGCTGGACGAGGGCGTCCGCGTGGACCTCTCCAGCTGCTTCCTCGCCGGGGAGAGCGCCGGCGGCAACATAATCCACCACGCGGCCAACCGCTGGGCTGCGGCCGCGCCCACCCCAAACTCCGTGCGCCTCGCCGGCCTCCTGTCCGTGCAGCCGTACTTCGGCGGCGAGGAGCGGACGGAGTCGGAGCTGAGGCTGGACGGCGTGGTGCCGATCGTGACCATCCGGCGGGCGGACTTCTGGTGGAGGGCGTTCCTGCCGGAGGGCGCCAGCCGCGACCACCCGGCGGCGCACGTGACCGACGAGAACGCCGAGCTGGCCGAGGCGTTCCCGCCGGCGATGGTGCTGGTCGGCGGGTTCGACCCGCTGCAGGACTGGCAGCGGCGGTACGCCGACGTGCTGCGGCGGAAGGGGAAGTCCGTGGAGGTGGTGGAGTTCCCGGACGGCATCCACGCGTTCTACCTCTTCCCGGACCTCCCCGACACCGCCAGGGCTATCGAGCGCATGAGGACGTTCGTGCAAAGCAACAGGACGTCGCCGTCGGCGCGAGAACCTTCTAGCGGGAACGAAATCGACTGA